One window of Grus americana isolate bGruAme1 chromosome 18, bGruAme1.mat, whole genome shotgun sequence genomic DNA carries:
- the PIK3R5 gene encoding phosphoinositide 3-kinase regulatory subunit 5 isoform X1, producing the protein MQHTTCTEDRIYHALERCLHGLSRDAVSSRWAAGLCLNCWSLQELVSRDAGNYLILVEKILRKAKEVQEKCDYDLVTPLALLFYCAVLYAPHFPPGSDLLLKATSVYHSFLTWPVPYCNIFRELLTFISDELKAPGISFQRLVRTEQGLPVKNYQSSTVTVLLLNRSEVQSEFLSIAEKLSASEHPQHATLVMLLEHLYQANFGTRCDLDSLHHLLKSKTLEELSEIYASAADAQEIAAASSDPVPAREQLQSMLRDIAGAASFPAIAGEAQPRKLHTIPIPAARCYTYSWDQDNFDILNDVLSKECSVVEPMASENEEEDEEEEEVETDGCSPERDSLLSPICAISKDSVYSALSEEGSKPSRVSLFTTSRDSISELTVVSRKSLKSFVSSLKDCMDSGYAEDSDESSLDMVGRPELKVEKTHHKYRHTLTNKIYKLFKSKSQLVLRRDLKDCPDTGSLSLPLRRAESLCTPQAKHRIPARSRRAHSLPQHVLSQRLPAPLAPRHFSLRRRPFLSYDEDAKVSTLRVVVFGSDRISGKVARAYSNLRLKESTCPSLTRYFKLQFFYVPVKRSCLAPSTPLMHPFPSLGDPQLRGSAQVDPTLAGMESSTNDISHYIGMLDPWYERNVLGLMNLPMDVLCQSAKPDAEPQEDSQEQLPILADMILYYCRFATRPVLLQLYQTELTFIGGEKMTEVFIHSLELGHSAATRAIKASGPGSKRLGIDGDREAIPLTLQIAYSKTAVSGRSHWNDVEKVCTSVNLSKACKKHEELASKTEYLNLTMTEVVKRQNSKSKKSFNQQISVSQIKVDKVQIIGLQSSFAVCLDQDEQKILQSVTRCEISVCYKPRDSDLFALRRSSLPHQDPSEFHSLLCLPIATFSGALP; encoded by the exons ATGCAGCACACCACGTGCACAGAGGACAGGATCTACCACGCGCTGGAAAGATGCCTACATGGGCTTAGCAGAgatgctgtctccagcagatggGCTG CTGGGCTGTGCCTGAATTGCTGGAgcctgcaggagctggtgaGCCGAGATGCCGGCAACTACCTCATCCTCGTGGAGAAGATCCTCCGCAAGGCCAAAGAG GTGCAGGAGAAGTGTGACTACGATCTCGTAACgcccctggctctgctcttctACTGTGCGGTGCTGTAT GCTCCCCACTTCCCACCGGGCTCCGACTTGCTCCTGAAAGCCACCAGCGTATACCACAGCTTCCTGACCTGGCCCGTGCCCTACTGCAACATCTTCCGCGAGCTGCTCACCTTCATCAGCGATGAGCTCAAGGCCCCTG GAATCTCTTTCCAGAGGCTGGTGAGGAcggagcaggggctgcctgtGAAGAACTACCAGAGCTCCACTGT GACCGTGCTGCTGCTCAACCGCTCCGAGGTGCAGAGCGAGTTCCTCTCCATCGCCGAGAAGCTGAGTGCCAGTGAACACCCGCAGCACGCCACGCTCGTCATGCTCCTCGAGCACCTCTACCAGGCCAACTTCGGCACCCGTTGCGACCTGGACAGCCTGCACCACCTCCTGAAG TCCAAGACACTGGAAGAGCTCTCGGAGATCTACGCCAGCGCTGCCGACGCACAAGAGATCGCAGCCGCCAGCAGCGACCCTGTCCCAGCCCGGGAGCAGCTGCAGTCCATGCTGCGGGACATTGCTGGGGCCGCGTCCTTTCCTGCCATTGCAG gTGAGGCTCAGCCTCGCAAGCTCCACACCATCCCCATCCCCGCCGCTCGCTGCTACACTTACAGCTGGGATCAGGATAACTTTG ATATCCTCAATGATGTCCTCAGCAAAGAGTGCAGCGTTGTCGAGCCCATGGCCTCAGAGAATGAGGAGGAGGAcgaagaagaggaggaggtggaaacCGATGGCTGTTCCCCCGAGCGGGACTCTCTGCTTTCCCCCATCTGTGCCATTTCCAAAGACTCTGTGTACTCAGCGCTGTCGGAGGAGGGATCTAAGCCCTCGCGAGTGTCCCTCTTCACCACGTCCAGGGACTCCATCTCGGAGCTGACGGTGGTCTCCAGAAAGTCCTTGAAGTCATTTGTGTCCAGCCTAAAGGACTGCATGGACAGCGGGTACGCGGAGGACAGCGACGAGAGCTCCCTGGACATGGTGGGCAGGCCGGAGCTGAAGGTGGAGAAGACCCACCACAAATACAGACACACGCTGACCAACAAGATCTACAAACTGTTCAAGAGCAAAAGCCAGCTGGTCTTGAGGAGGGACCTGAAGGACTGCCCGGACACGGGCTCACTCTCACTGCCCCTGCGCCGGGCCGAGAGCCTGTGCACCCCCCAGGCCAAGCACCGCATCCCGGCACGCTCCCGGCGCGCTCACTCGCTGCCGCAGCATGTCCTGAGCCAgcggctcccggccccgctcGCCCCGCGGCACTTCAGCCTCCGCCGACGGCCCTTCCTCAGCTACGACGAGGACGCCAAGGTGTCCACGCTGCGTGTCGTGGTCTTTGGCTCTGACCGCATCTCAGGGAAAGTGGCCCGAGCCTACAGCAACCTCAG GCTCAAGGAGAGCACCTGCCCCTCACTGACAAGGTACTTCAAGCTGCAGTTTTTCTACGTCCCCGTGAAGAGGAGCTGCTTGGCTCCATCGACCCCACTGATGcatcccttcccatccctgGGGGACCCGCAGCTCCGGGGCTCGGCACAGGTG GATCCCACcttggctgggatggagagcAGCACCAATGACATCTCCCACTACATTGGCATGTTGGACCCATGGTACGAGCGCAATGTTCTTGGGCTGATGAACCTGCCCATGGACGTCCTGTGTCAG TCTGCCAAGCCAGATGCTGAGCCACAGGAGGActcccaggagcagctgccCATCCTGGCCGACATGATCCTATACTACTGCCGCTTTGCCACGCGCCCCGTCCTGCTGCAGCTCTACCAGACGGAG CTCACCTTCATCGGGGGAGAAAAGATGACCGAAGTCTTCATCCATTCCCTTGAGCTGGGACACTCGGCGGCCACGCGGGCCATCAAGGCATCAG GTCCTGGCAGCAAAAGGCTGGGCATAGATGGAGACAGAGAAGCAATCCCACTAACACTACAGATCGCCTACAGCAAG ACAGCCGTCAGTGGAAGAAGTCACTGGAACGATGTTGAGAAGGTCTGCACATCTGTCAACCTTAGCAAAGCCTGCAAGAAGCATGAAGAACTAG CCTCAAAGACAGAGTATCTCAACTTGACCATGACGGAGGTGGTCAAAAGGCAAAACTCCAAATCCAAAAAAAGTTTCAATCAG CAGATCAGTGTGTCCCAGATAAAAGTAGACAAGGTCCAGATTATCGGTCTCCAGTCGTCCTTCGCTGTGTGCCTGGACCAGGATGAGCAGAAGATCCTGCAGAGTGTAACCAG GTGTGAGATCTCTGTGTGCTACAAACCCAGGGACAGTGATCTCTTTGCACTGAGAAGGTCCTCTTTGCCTCACCAGGACCCCTCTGAGTTTCATTCTCTCCTGTGTTTACCCATTGCCACCTTCAGTGGAGCACTGCCGTAG
- the PIK3R5 gene encoding phosphoinositide 3-kinase regulatory subunit 5 isoform X2 codes for MQHTTCTEDRIYHALERCLHGLSRDAVSSRWAAGLCLNCWSLQELVSRDAGNYLILVEKILRKAKEVQEKCDYDLVTPLALLFYCAVLYAPHFPPGSDLLLKATSVYHSFLTWPVPYCNIFRELLTFISDELKAPGISFQRLVRTEQGLPVKNYQSSTVTVLLLNRSEVQSEFLSIAEKLSASEHPQHATLVMLLEHLYQANFGTRCDLDSLHHLLKSKTLEELSEIYASAADAQEIAAASSDPVPAREQLQSMLRDIAGAASFPAIAGEAQPRKLHTIPIPAARCYTYSWDQDNFDILNDVLSKECSVVEPMASENEEEDEEEEEVETDGCSPERDSLLSPICAISKDSVYSALSEEGSKPSRVSLFTTSRDSISELTVVSRKSLKSFVSSLKDCMDSGYAEDSDESSLDMVGRPELKVEKTHHKYRHTLTNKIYKLFKSKSQLVLRRDLKDCPDTGSLSLPLRRAESLCTPQAKHRIPARSRRAHSLPQHVLSQRLPAPLAPRHFSLRRRPFLSYDEDAKVSTLRVVVFGSDRISGKVARAYSNLRLKESTCPSLTRYFKLQFFYVPVKRSCLAPSTPLMHPFPSLGDPQLRGSAQVDPTLAGMESSTNDISHYIGMLDPWYERNVLGLMNLPMDVLCQSAKPDAEPQEDSQEQLPILADMILYYCRFATRPVLLQLYQTELTFIGGEKMTEVFIHSLELGHSAATRAIKASGPGSKRLGIDGDREAIPLTLQIAYSKTAVSGRSHWNDVEKVCTSVNLSKACKKHEELASKTEYLNLTMTEVVKRQNSKSKKSFNQISVSQIKVDKVQIIGLQSSFAVCLDQDEQKILQSVTRCEISVCYKPRDSDLFALRRSSLPHQDPSEFHSLLCLPIATFSGALP; via the exons ATGCAGCACACCACGTGCACAGAGGACAGGATCTACCACGCGCTGGAAAGATGCCTACATGGGCTTAGCAGAgatgctgtctccagcagatggGCTG CTGGGCTGTGCCTGAATTGCTGGAgcctgcaggagctggtgaGCCGAGATGCCGGCAACTACCTCATCCTCGTGGAGAAGATCCTCCGCAAGGCCAAAGAG GTGCAGGAGAAGTGTGACTACGATCTCGTAACgcccctggctctgctcttctACTGTGCGGTGCTGTAT GCTCCCCACTTCCCACCGGGCTCCGACTTGCTCCTGAAAGCCACCAGCGTATACCACAGCTTCCTGACCTGGCCCGTGCCCTACTGCAACATCTTCCGCGAGCTGCTCACCTTCATCAGCGATGAGCTCAAGGCCCCTG GAATCTCTTTCCAGAGGCTGGTGAGGAcggagcaggggctgcctgtGAAGAACTACCAGAGCTCCACTGT GACCGTGCTGCTGCTCAACCGCTCCGAGGTGCAGAGCGAGTTCCTCTCCATCGCCGAGAAGCTGAGTGCCAGTGAACACCCGCAGCACGCCACGCTCGTCATGCTCCTCGAGCACCTCTACCAGGCCAACTTCGGCACCCGTTGCGACCTGGACAGCCTGCACCACCTCCTGAAG TCCAAGACACTGGAAGAGCTCTCGGAGATCTACGCCAGCGCTGCCGACGCACAAGAGATCGCAGCCGCCAGCAGCGACCCTGTCCCAGCCCGGGAGCAGCTGCAGTCCATGCTGCGGGACATTGCTGGGGCCGCGTCCTTTCCTGCCATTGCAG gTGAGGCTCAGCCTCGCAAGCTCCACACCATCCCCATCCCCGCCGCTCGCTGCTACACTTACAGCTGGGATCAGGATAACTTTG ATATCCTCAATGATGTCCTCAGCAAAGAGTGCAGCGTTGTCGAGCCCATGGCCTCAGAGAATGAGGAGGAGGAcgaagaagaggaggaggtggaaacCGATGGCTGTTCCCCCGAGCGGGACTCTCTGCTTTCCCCCATCTGTGCCATTTCCAAAGACTCTGTGTACTCAGCGCTGTCGGAGGAGGGATCTAAGCCCTCGCGAGTGTCCCTCTTCACCACGTCCAGGGACTCCATCTCGGAGCTGACGGTGGTCTCCAGAAAGTCCTTGAAGTCATTTGTGTCCAGCCTAAAGGACTGCATGGACAGCGGGTACGCGGAGGACAGCGACGAGAGCTCCCTGGACATGGTGGGCAGGCCGGAGCTGAAGGTGGAGAAGACCCACCACAAATACAGACACACGCTGACCAACAAGATCTACAAACTGTTCAAGAGCAAAAGCCAGCTGGTCTTGAGGAGGGACCTGAAGGACTGCCCGGACACGGGCTCACTCTCACTGCCCCTGCGCCGGGCCGAGAGCCTGTGCACCCCCCAGGCCAAGCACCGCATCCCGGCACGCTCCCGGCGCGCTCACTCGCTGCCGCAGCATGTCCTGAGCCAgcggctcccggccccgctcGCCCCGCGGCACTTCAGCCTCCGCCGACGGCCCTTCCTCAGCTACGACGAGGACGCCAAGGTGTCCACGCTGCGTGTCGTGGTCTTTGGCTCTGACCGCATCTCAGGGAAAGTGGCCCGAGCCTACAGCAACCTCAG GCTCAAGGAGAGCACCTGCCCCTCACTGACAAGGTACTTCAAGCTGCAGTTTTTCTACGTCCCCGTGAAGAGGAGCTGCTTGGCTCCATCGACCCCACTGATGcatcccttcccatccctgGGGGACCCGCAGCTCCGGGGCTCGGCACAGGTG GATCCCACcttggctgggatggagagcAGCACCAATGACATCTCCCACTACATTGGCATGTTGGACCCATGGTACGAGCGCAATGTTCTTGGGCTGATGAACCTGCCCATGGACGTCCTGTGTCAG TCTGCCAAGCCAGATGCTGAGCCACAGGAGGActcccaggagcagctgccCATCCTGGCCGACATGATCCTATACTACTGCCGCTTTGCCACGCGCCCCGTCCTGCTGCAGCTCTACCAGACGGAG CTCACCTTCATCGGGGGAGAAAAGATGACCGAAGTCTTCATCCATTCCCTTGAGCTGGGACACTCGGCGGCCACGCGGGCCATCAAGGCATCAG GTCCTGGCAGCAAAAGGCTGGGCATAGATGGAGACAGAGAAGCAATCCCACTAACACTACAGATCGCCTACAGCAAG ACAGCCGTCAGTGGAAGAAGTCACTGGAACGATGTTGAGAAGGTCTGCACATCTGTCAACCTTAGCAAAGCCTGCAAGAAGCATGAAGAACTAG CCTCAAAGACAGAGTATCTCAACTTGACCATGACGGAGGTGGTCAAAAGGCAAAACTCCAAATCCAAAAAAAGTTTCAATCAG ATCAGTGTGTCCCAGATAAAAGTAGACAAGGTCCAGATTATCGGTCTCCAGTCGTCCTTCGCTGTGTGCCTGGACCAGGATGAGCAGAAGATCCTGCAGAGTGTAACCAG GTGTGAGATCTCTGTGTGCTACAAACCCAGGGACAGTGATCTCTTTGCACTGAGAAGGTCCTCTTTGCCTCACCAGGACCCCTCTGAGTTTCATTCTCTCCTGTGTTTACCCATTGCCACCTTCAGTGGAGCACTGCCGTAG